The Kitasatospora sp. NBC_00374 genome has a segment encoding these proteins:
- a CDS encoding beta-class carbonic anhydrase, protein MTVTPDRPTPTAAATPTVPIIDRFVEANRAYAVDFRDGGMDARPVQQVAVVACMDARLDLFAALGLELGDAHIIRNAGGVVTDDTIRSLTISQRALGTSSVALIHHTGCGLLGLTEDFRRELELEVGQRPQWAVESFVDLDGDVRQSMQRVRTSPFLLHTDDVRGFVFDVHTGLLREVES, encoded by the coding sequence ATGACAGTGACCCCCGACCGGCCCACGCCGACCGCCGCTGCCACTCCCACGGTGCCCATCATCGACCGCTTCGTCGAGGCCAACCGGGCCTACGCCGTCGACTTCCGCGACGGCGGGATGGACGCCCGACCGGTGCAGCAGGTCGCCGTGGTCGCCTGCATGGACGCCCGACTCGACCTGTTCGCCGCGCTCGGCCTGGAGCTGGGTGACGCCCACATCATCCGCAACGCCGGCGGAGTCGTCACCGACGACACCATCCGGTCGCTCACGATCAGCCAGCGCGCCCTGGGCACCAGCTCCGTCGCGCTGATCCACCACACCGGCTGCGGTCTGCTCGGCCTGACCGAGGACTTCCGCCGGGAGCTGGAACTGGAGGTCGGCCAGCGCCCGCAGTGGGCGGTGGAGTCCTTCGTCGACCTGGACGGCGACGTCCGGCAGTCGATGCAGCGCGTGCGGACCTCGCCCTTCCTGCTGCACACCGACGACGTGCGCGGCTTCGTCTTCGACGTCCACACCGGCCTGCTCCGCGAGGTCGAGAGCTGA